Proteins encoded within one genomic window of Setaria italica strain Yugu1 chromosome IV, Setaria_italica_v2.0, whole genome shotgun sequence:
- the LOC101782418 gene encoding uncharacterized protein LOC101782418 encodes MDLKDSLSKFKQQQERCQSSLASIAASASKPKHRAQPVNAPSAPARPSQPIKFSNDTERLQHINSIRKSPVGAQMKLVIELLYKTRQAFTAEQINEATYVDIHGNKAVFDSLRNNPKVSYDGRRFSYKSKHDLKGKDQLLVLTRRFPEGLAVVEVKDAYPNVLEDLQALKASGEVWLLSNMDSQEDIVYPNDPKAKIKVDDDLKQLFRGIELPRDMVDIEKELQKNGIKPMTNTAKRRAAAQSNGVKPKAKPKKKQREITKRTKLTNAHLPELFQNLNT; translated from the exons ATGGACCTCAAGGATAGCCTCTCCAAATTTAAGCAACAGCAGGAGAGATGCCAGTCATCATTGGCGAGCATAGCCGCTTCGGCTTCAAAACCAAAGCACAGGGCCCAACCTGTAAATGCTCCATCCGCTCCAGCAAGACCATCACAGCCTATCAAGTTTTCAAATGATACAGAAAGGCTGCAGCACATTAATTCGATTAGGAAATCTCCTGTTGGAGCACAAATGAAACTTGTCATCGAACTGCTTTACAAG ACAAGACAAGCGTTTACTGCAGAGCAGATAAATGAAGCAACTTATGTTGATATCCATGGTAATAAAGCTGTCTTTGACAGCTTGAGGAACAACCCCAAAGTAAGCTATGATGGGAGGCGTTTCTCTTACAAG TCCAAGCATGATCTGAAGGGAAAAGATCAACTGCTTGTTTTGACAAGAAGGTTCCCAGAAGGTCTTGCTGTAGTGGAAGTCAAGGATGCATACCCCAATGTACTGGAAGATCTGCAG GCTCTGAAAGCTTCAGGTGAAGTTTGGCTTTTGTCAAACATGGACTCCCAGGAGGACATTGTGTACCCTAATGATCCAAAAGCAAAGATCAAGGTTGATGATGATCTGAAGCAGCTCTTCCGGGGAATTGAGTTACCACGTGATATGGTCGACATTGAAAAGGAGCTCCAAAAGAACGGCATCAAGCCCATGACCAACACTGCGAAACGACGAGCAGCCGCCCAGAGCAATGGGGTGAAACCGAAGGCTAAACCCAAGAAGAAGCAGCGTGAGATCACGAAACGGACCAAGCTCACAAATGCCCATCTGCCTGAGCTGTTCCAGAATCTCAACACTTAA
- the LOC101782818 gene encoding aspartic proteinase nepenthesin-1, with translation MKILGPQSSLCSILAHAHPLLTQGSRGEVKQKRLCRPWATPNPSYFVAQYKIFKKKAYMPKRRTQCSRVLLKTLSPHHRLLPTSRHQWHITQPPVLTLLPIIHCPIPLSNHQEPRALFRMRKIRSGIPVRALVIPSQASMKKLAALLVLLALPCPTHAAPAVPGAGAGIVALLTHADAGRGLARPELVRRMVHRARARRRLLSERPVRARVRAGLGGGIVTNEYLLRLSVGTPPRPVALTLDTGSDLVWTQCAPCRDCFDQGLPLLDPAASSTYAALPCGAPRCRALPFTSCGGRNRSCAYVYHYGDKSVTAGHLATDLFTFGNDGGGGNAGSSLSARRLTFGCGHFNKGVFQSNETGIAGFGRGRWSLPCQLNVTSFSYCFTSMFESTSSLVTLGGAPSALHGHAHSGEVRSTPLLRDPSQPSLYFLSLKAISVGSTRIPLPASRRRSAIIDSGASITTLPEDLYEAVRAEFAAQVGLPLSGAAEGSALDLCFALPVTAFWRRHAVPALTLHLEGADWELPRGNYVFEDLGARVMCVVLDAAPGEQTVIGNFQQQNTHVVYDLENDRLSFAPARCDRLAASS, from the coding sequence ATGAAAATTCTTGGTCCTCAGTCCTCACTGTGTTCGATTCTCGCACATGCTCATCCTCTGCTGACACAGGGCAGCCGAGGAGAGGTCAAACAAAAACGCCTTTGCCGTCCTTGGGCGACTCCCAACCCATCTTACTTTGTCGCCCAGTACAAAATATTCAAGAAAAAAGCATACATGCCAAAACGGCGTACACAATGCAGTCGTGTTCTTTTGAAAACATTGTCACCGCACCACCGGCTTCTGCCAACAAGTAGGCATCAGTGGCACATCACCCAACCGCCTGTCCTCACTCTCCTCCCGATTATCCACTGCCCAATCCCGCTCTCGAATCACCAAGAACCGCGTGCTTTATTCAGGATGCGTAAAATAAGAAGTGGAATCCCAGTGCGAGCTCTTGTGATCCCGTCCCAAGCTAGCATGAAGAAGCTCGCGGCGCTGCTGGTCCTGCTCGCGCTGCCGTGTCCCACGCACGCCGCGCccgccgtccccggcgccggcgccggcatcgTGGCGCTGCTCACGCACGccgacgccggccgcggcctCGCGCGGCCGGAGCTCGTGCGGCGCATGGTGCACCGCGCCAGGGCGCGACGGCGGCTGCTGTCGGAGCGCCCGGTGCGCGCGCGGGTGCGCgccgggctcggcggcggcatcgtGACGAACGAGTACCTGTTGCGGCTGTCCGTGggcacgccgccgcggcccgtgGCGCTGACGCTCGACACCGGGAGCGACCTGGTGTGGACGCAGTGCGCGCCCTGCCGCGACTGCTTCGACCAGGGCCTCCCGCTCCTGGACCCCGCGGCGTCCTCCACCTACGCCGCGCTCCCCTGCGGCGCGCCCCGGTGCCGCGCGCTCCCCTTCACGTCCTGCGGCGGGCGCAACCGGAGCTGCGCCTACGTCTACCACTACGGCGACAAGTCGGTAaccgccggccacctcgccaCCGACCTCTTCACCTTCGgaaacgacggcggcggcggcaatgccGGCAGCAGCCTTTCCGCCCGGCGCCTGACCTTCGGGTGCGGCCACTTCAACAAGGGCGTGTTCCAGTCGAACGAGACCGGCATTGCTGGCTTCGGCCGGGGGCGGTGGTCGCTGCCGTGCCAGCTCAACGTCACGAGCTTCTCCTACTGCTTCACCTCCATGTTCGAGTCCACGAGCAGCCTCGTCACGCTCGGCGGCGCGCCGTCCGCGCTCCACGGCCACGCGcacagcggcgaggtccggagCACCCCGCTTCTCAGGGACCCCTCGCAGCCGTCGCTCTACTTCCTCTCGCTCAAGGCCATCTCGGTGGGCTCGACGCGCATCCCGTTGCCGGCGTCGCGGCGCCGGTCCGCGATCATCGACTCGGGCGCGTCGATCACGACGCTCCCCGAGGACCTGTACGAGGCCGTGAGGGCCGAGTTCGCTGCGCAGGTCGGGCTGCCGCtcagcggcgcggcggagggctCCGCGTTGGACCTCTGCTTCGCGCTCCCCGTCACGGCGTTCTGGCGCCGCCACGCCGTGCCGGCGCTGACGCTGCACCTGGAGGGCGCCGACTGGGAGCTGCCGCGCGGGAACTACGTGTTCGAGGACCTCGGCGCGCGGGTGATGTGCGTCGTGCTGGACGCGGCGCCCGGGGAGCAGACCGTCATCGGCAACTTCCAGCAGCAGAACACGCACGTCGTGTATGATCTCGAGAACGACCGGCTGTCTTTCGCGCCGGCACGGTGCGACAGGCTTGCAGCGTCGTCGTAG
- the LOC106804259 gene encoding elastin-like, which translates to MLPLQPYELFGTKAGLLSSGLKLLAVEASLLDDGLELVLCPPCVLPHRLLAPLQVVDDLLGGGNLRGAAPAAPDAAVPDAAVEAGTAAPDVAGLINGLGACAAAVIEVAVTVVDTDMRPDPSAAASVSVVAAGAGVPVPTAVAAFDATTEAGVPAPVVAAGVGTHASAATVAFATASRADVPASATAPVAGAGVLASPTAAVPVVAMGVDSLSSAATDGAARFSSTSSSRSITPPVGGPLGAMPYPAGSVGKAKGGAGVEPCPMPVCGTTPPVAAVGATSAVGFVVSLATPPRAAGGVAVRPAEVDDTRSAFFGSSGGMRPRGAAL; encoded by the exons atgctcccccTTCAGCCGTACGAGCTCTTCGGCACCAAGGCGGGTCTTCTCAGCAGCGGCCTGAAACTCCTCGCGGTCGAGGCGAGCCTtctcgatgatggcctggaacTTGTCCTCTGCCCGCCGTGCGTCCTCCCGCACCGCCTGCTCGCGCCTTTGCAGGTCGTTGATgacctgctgggcggcggcaacCTGCGCG GGGCCGCTCCGGCCGCCCCCGATGCCGCCGTCCCCGACGCTGCCGTCGAGGCAGGCACCGCCGCCCCGGATGTCGCTGGCCTCATCAACGGCCTCggcgcgtgcgccgccgccgtcatcgaGGTCGCCGTGACTGTCGTCGACACCGACATGCGTCCCgatccgtccgccgccgccagcgtctCCGTCGTGGCTGCCGGAGCGGGCGTTCCCGTCCCCACCGCCGTCGCGGCCTTCGACGCGACCACCGAGGCAGGCGTCCCCGCCCCCGTCGTAGCCGCCGGAGTAGGCAcccacgcctccgccgccaccgttgcCTTCGCCACGGCTTCCCGGGCAGATGtccctgcctccgccaccgctccAGTAGCCGGGGCGGGCGTCCTCGCCTCTCCCACCGCCGCTGTCCCCGTCGTGGCCATGGGGGTggactctctctcctccgccgccaccgacggAGCCGCACgcttctcctccacctcgtcgtcgAGGTCTATCACACCCCCGGTCGGAGGACCCCTAGGGGCAATGCCCTATCCTGCGGGGTCGGTTGGGAAGGCCAAGGGCGGAGCAGGGGTCGAACCCTGCCCCATGCCCGTTTGCGGCACCACTCCACCAGTTGCCGCCGTAGGAGCCACCTCCGCGGTAGGCTTCGTGGTCTCTCTGGCGacgccgccgcgtgctgccgGCGGGGTCGCGGTCCGCCCCGCGGAGGTGGACGACACCCGTAGCGCCTTCTTTGGCTCCAGCGGCGGGATGAGGCCTCGAGGGGCAGCGCTGTGA